From the Lathyrus oleraceus cultivar Zhongwan6 chromosome 4, CAAS_Psat_ZW6_1.0, whole genome shotgun sequence genome, one window contains:
- the LOC127074899 gene encoding probable isoprenylcysteine alpha-carbonyl methylesterase ICMEL1, with translation MTSEILPITNHQTPNAHSSSLSSSSALTMLLKYDDEENPYTSLLHSSLKNNNIMSIKPLLSRSSSFNSSINNNDSIGAVPSFYQKTRRRVASEDSLAYVSNSSSRGSSFGRDVRHVASETFLLTRLGLKMLTYLGVGYRWITRFLALGCYSLLLLPGFVQVGYHYFFSSEIRRSIVYGDKPRNRLDLFLPKNSDGPKPVVAFITGGAWIIGYKAWGSLLGQQLSERDIIVACIDYRNFPQATISDMIDDASQGISFVCNNIAEYGGDPNRIYIMGQSAGAHIAACTILEQAIKEAGEGECTWSLSQIKAYFGLSGGYNLFNLIDHFHSRGLYRSIFLSIMEGEESIRRFSPEVVVQDPNIGNAVSLIPPTVLFHGTGDYSIPSDQSKSFAETLKRLGVKAESILYEGKTHTDVFLQDPMRGGKDDMFDDLVAYIHAGDPEALSRDATAPPRRRLVPEFMLKLAHSVSPF, from the exons ATGACATCTGAGATCCTTCCCATAACCAATCATCAAACACCTAACGCTcattcttcttctctttcttcttcttccgCTCTTACAATGTTGCTTAAATACGACGACGAAGAAAACCCATACACGAGTCTCTTACACTCTTCATTGAAAAACAACAACATCATGTCGATTAAGCCTCTTCTATCGAGGTCTTCAAGCTTCAACTCCTCAATCAATAACAACGACTCAATTGGCGCTGTTCCTTCTTTCTATCAGAAAACACGAAGGCGTGTTGCGAGTGAGGATTCACTGGCTTATGTTTCTAATAGTAGTTCTCGTGGATCTTCCTTTGGACGCGATGTTAGACATGTTGCTTCGGAAACGTTTCTATTGACTCGTCTTGGATTGAAGATGTTGACGTATCTTGG GGTAGGTTATAGATGGATTACAAGATTTCTTGCCCTTGGTTGTTATTCTTTACTGCTTTTACCAGGCTTTGTTCAAG TTGGATACCATTATTTCTTCTCCAGTGAAATACGCAGAAGTATAGTTTATGGAGATAAGCCACGAAATAG GCTTGACTTGTTTTTGCCTAAAAACAGTGACGGGCCAAAACCAGTTGTTGCTTTCATTACTGGTGGAGCCTGGATTATTGG TTACAAAGCATGGGGTTCTCTTTTAGGTCAACAGCTTTCGGAGAGAGATATCATTGTGGCATGCATAGATTACAG AAATTTTCCTCAAGCAACCATCAGTGATATGATAGATGATGCTTCCCAAGGTATCTCATTTGTATGCAACAATATTGCAGAATATGGAGGTGACCCTAACAG AATTTACATAATGGGACAATCAGCTGGAGCACATATTGCGGCATGTACAATCTTGGAGCAGGCAATCAAAGAGGCTGGTGAAGGAGAGTGTACTTGGAGTCTTTCTCAGATTAAGGCTTATTTTGGTTTATCTGGAGG GTATAATTTGTTTAACCTAATAGATCACTTCCACAGTAGAGGCCTCTATCGTTCCATCTTTTTAAG CATAATGGAAGGAGAGGAATCAATACGGAGGTTTTCTCCTGAAGTAGTGGTTCAAGATCCAAATATTGGAAATGCTGTTTCTCTAATACCCCCTACAGTTCTTTTCCATGGCACTGGAGATTATTCTATACCATCAGATCAAAG CAAATCATTTGCTGAAACTCTTAAAAGATTAGGAGTCAAAGCTGAATCAATTTTATATGAAGGGAAGACTCATACAGATGTGTTTCTACAG GATCCTATGAGGGGTGGAAAAGATGACATGTTTGATGATTTAGTAGCATATATTCATGCTGGCGATCCTGAGGCTCTTTCCAGAGATGCAACGGCTCCACCAAGAAGACGACTTGTACCCGAATTCATGTTAAAGTTGGCTCACTCTGTCAGTCCTTTCTAG